A stretch of the Panicum virgatum strain AP13 chromosome 9N, P.virgatum_v5, whole genome shotgun sequence genome encodes the following:
- the LOC120688242 gene encoding tubulin beta-3 chain has product MREILHIQGGQCGNQIGAKFWEVTCGEHGVDATGRYSGSSAQQLERINVYYNEAGGGRYVPRAVLMDLEPGTMESIRAGPFGGIFRPDNFVYGQSGAGNNWAKGHYTEGAELIDSVLDVVRKEAENCDCLQGFQVCHSLGGGTGSGMGTLLISKIREEYPDRMMLTFSVFPSPKVSDTVVEPYNATLSVHQLVENADECMVLDNEALYDICFRTLKLTNPSFGDLNHLISATMSGVTCCLRFPGQLNSDLRKLAVNLIPFPRLHFFMVGFAPLTSRGSQQYRALTVPELTQQMWDAKNMMCAADPRHGRYLTASAMFRGKMSTKEVDEQMINVQNKNSSYFVEWIPNNVKSSVCDIPPVGLSMASTFVGNSTSIQEMFRRVSEQFTAMFRRKAFLHWYTSEGMDEMEFTEAESNMNDLVAEYQQYQDATAEEYDEEEVDGEEEHA; this is encoded by the exons ATGAGGGAGATCCTGCACATCCAGGGCGGCCAGTGCGGCAACCAGATCGGCGCCAAGTTCTGGGAGGTGACCTGCGGGGAGCACGGCGTCGACGCCACGGGCCGCTACTCGGGGTCCTCCGCGCAGCAGCTCGagcggatcaacgtctactacAACGAGGCCGGGGGCGGCCGCTACGTGCCCCGCGCCGTGCTCATGGACCTCGAGCCCGGCACCATGGAATCCATCCGCGCCGGCCCCTTCGGCGGCATCTTCCGCCCCGACAACTTCGTCTACGGCCAGTCCGGCGCCGGCAACAACTGGGCCAAGGGCCACTACACCGAGGGCGCCGAGCTCATCGACTCCGTCCTCGACGTCGTGCGCAAGGAGGCCGAGAACTGCGACTGCCTCCAAG GGTTCCAAGTATGCCACTCCCTGGGCGGAGGCACGGGTTCCGGCATGGGCACCCTGCTCATCTCCAAGATCCGCGAGGAGTACCCCGATCGCATGATGCTCACCTTCTCCGTGTTCCCGTCGCCCAAGGTGTCCGACACTGTGGTGGAGCCCTACAACGCGACGCTGTCCGTGCACCAGCTCGTGGAGAACGCGGACGAGTGCATGGTCCTCGACAACGAGGCGCTCTACGACATCTGCTTCCGCACCCTCAAGCTCACCAACCCTTCAT TTGGTGACCTGAACCATCTGATCTCGGCGACGATGAGCGGCGTGACGTGCTGCCTTCGGTTCCCTGGGCAGCTGAACTCGGACCTCCGGAAGCTGGCCGTGAACCTGATCCCGTTCCCGCGGCTGCACTTCTTCATGGTGGGGTTCGCGCCCCTGACGTCGCGCGGGTCGCAGCAGTATCGCGCGCTGACGGTGCCGGAGCTGACGCAGCAGATGTGGGACGCCAAGAACATGATGTGTGCGGCGGACCCACGGCACGGGCGGTACCTGACGGCATCGGCCATGTTCCGGGGCAAGATGAGCACCAAGGAGGTGGACGAGCAGATGATCAACGTGCAGAACAAGAACTCGTCCTACTTCGTGGAGTGGATCCCCAACAACGTCAAGTCGAGCGTGTGCGACATCCCGCCCGTGGGCCTGTCCATGGCGTCCACCTTCGTCGGCAACTCCACCTCCATCCAGGAGATGTTCCGGCGCGTCAGCGAGCAGTTCACGGCCATGTTCCGGCGCAAGGCCTTCCTGCACTGGTACACCAGCGAGGGCATGGACGAGATGGAGTTCACCGAAGCCGAGAGCAACATGAACGACCTCGTCGCCGAGTACCAGCAGTACCAGGACGCCACCGCCGAGGAgtacgacgaggaggaggtcgacggcgaggaggagcacGCCTGA